From the genome of Spirochaetales bacterium, one region includes:
- a CDS encoding 30S ribosomal protein S12 produces MPTINQLVRLGRKRVGKKTKSPALMSCPQKRGVCTRVMTVTPKKPNSALRKVARVRLTHGIEVTAYIPGIGHNLQEHSVVMIRGGRVKDLPGVRYHIIRGTKDTLGVDDRKKARSKYGTKKPKA; encoded by the coding sequence ATGCCAACAATAAATCAGCTTGTAAGATTGGGACGAAAAAGGGTCGGTAAAAAGACAAAGTCGCCCGCATTGATGTCCTGTCCGCAGAAACGAGGCGTATGTACAAGGGTGATGACAGTAACGCCCAAAAAACCGAACTCTGCCCTTAGAAAAGTCGCGAGAGTAAGACTCACGCATGGCATCGAAGTGACGGCATATATTCCGGGAATCGGCCATAACCTTCAGGAACACTCGGTTGTCATGATTCGAGGGGGAAGGGTTAAGGACCTGCCGGGTGTGCGGTATCATATTATCAGGGGTACCAAGGATACACTCGGTGTCGACGATCGCAAGAAAGCGCGGTCGAAATACGGAACAAAAAAGCCGAAGGCTTAA
- the rpsG gene encoding 30S ribosomal protein S7, whose translation MPRRRIPPKRPIASDPKYGSDMIAKFVNRMILKGKKSVGYHILYDALEEISSKVNKNPLEIFTQALNNVKPLIEVKSRRVGGSTYQVPVEIKEDRQNALAMRWIISYSRQRHGKSMSEKLRDEILDAFNNTGSSVKKKEDTHKMAEANKAFAHYRW comes from the coding sequence ATGCCGAGAAGAAGGATACCGCCGAAAAGACCGATCGCATCAGATCCCAAGTACGGAAGCGATATGATCGCCAAATTCGTCAATCGTATGATACTGAAGGGAAAAAAATCGGTCGGCTATCATATTCTCTATGATGCGCTTGAAGAGATTAGCAGCAAAGTGAATAAAAATCCGCTTGAAATTTTTACACAGGCATTGAATAATGTAAAACCGCTTATCGAGGTGAAATCACGGCGTGTCGGCGGCTCGACATATCAGGTTCCTGTCGAAATTAAAGAGGATAGACAGAATGCCCTTGCAATGAGATGGATTATTTCATATTCACGGCAGCGGCACGGTAAATCGATGAGTGAAAAATTACGTGATGAAATACTTGATGCTTTTAATAATACCGGTTCTTCAGTAAAGAAAAAAGAAGATACACATAAAATGGCGGAAGCGAACAAGGCGTTTGCTCATTACCGCTGGTAA
- the tuf gene encoding elongation factor Tu: MAKAKFERKKPHINVGTIGHVDHGKTTLTAAITMYCSGKYGDKLMKFEDIDNAPEEKARGITINTRHVEYQTEQRHYAHVDCPGHADYIKNMITGAAQMDGAILVVSAPDSVMPQTREHVLLARQVGVPAIIVFLNKIDMVDDPELIDLVEEEIKDVLNEYKFPADEIPIIRGSAVEAMNNPDDPEKMKCIEALLNAMDSYFPLPERAIDKDFLMQIEDVFSISGRGTVVTGRIERGKVKVGEEVEIVGIKDTRKTVVTGVEMFNKILDEGQAGDNVGCLLRGIEKDEVQRGQVIAKPGSITPHKKIKTQVYVLTKEEGGRHSPFFTGYRPQFYFRTTDVTGTVSLPEGKQMVMPGDNVELNVELICTIAIEKGLRFAIREGGRTVAAGAVTEIIE, translated from the coding sequence ATGGCAAAAGCTAAATTCGAACGGAAGAAACCCCATATAAACGTAGGGACAATCGGGCATGTCGATCATGGGAAAACGACGCTGACTGCGGCAATTACCATGTATTGTTCCGGAAAGTATGGCGATAAATTGATGAAGTTTGAAGATATAGATAATGCGCCCGAAGAGAAGGCACGGGGTATTACGATAAATACACGTCATGTCGAGTATCAGACGGAACAAAGACATTACGCCCATGTCGATTGTCCGGGACACGCAGACTATATCAAAAATATGATCACCGGTGCCGCCCAGATGGACGGTGCGATTCTCGTCGTTTCGGCACCCGATTCCGTCATGCCGCAGACGCGTGAACATGTTCTTTTGGCACGGCAGGTCGGTGTTCCGGCGATTATTGTCTTTTTGAATAAAATCGATATGGTTGACGATCCGGAACTCATCGATCTTGTTGAAGAAGAAATCAAGGATGTTCTCAATGAATACAAGTTTCCAGCGGATGAAATACCGATTATCAGGGGCTCGGCGGTCGAGGCAATGAACAATCCGGACGATCCTGAAAAAATGAAGTGCATTGAAGCATTACTCAATGCGATGGATTCATATTTTCCGCTTCCGGAACGCGCAATCGACAAGGATTTTCTCATGCAGATAGAGGATGTTTTTTCGATTTCCGGCCGCGGTACCGTTGTCACCGGAAGAATCGAGCGCGGTAAAGTCAAAGTCGGTGAAGAAGTCGAAATCGTCGGTATCAAGGATACAAGAAAAACGGTTGTGACCGGTGTCGAAATGTTCAACAAGATCCTCGATGAAGGCCAGGCCGGAGATAATGTCGGCTGTCTGCTTCGAGGTATTGAAAAGGACGAAGTACAGCGTGGACAGGTTATTGCAAAACCGGGGTCGATCACACCGCATAAAAAGATAAAGACTCAGGTGTACGTTCTGACAAAAGAAGAAGGCGGAAGGCATTCGCCGTTTTTTACCGGATACCGGCCGCAGTTTTATTTCAGAACAACGGACGTAACGGGGACGGTTTCGCTTCCTGAAGGAAAGCAAATGGTAATGCCCGGCGATAATGTCGAACTCAATGTCGAACTGATCTGTACAATCGCAATCGAAAAAGGACTTCGTTTCGCTATCCGCGAGGGTGGAAGAACGGTTGCGGCAGGAGCGGTAACGGAAATTATCGAATAA
- the rpsJ gene encoding 30S ribosomal protein S10, translated as MIKERIRVRLRGFDVELIDQSSKAIVDTVLKAGSKVSGPIPLPTRINKFTVLRSPHVNKKSREQFEMRTHKRLIDIIEPTSAVMDALMKLELPAGVDVEIKM; from the coding sequence ATGATAAAAGAAAGGATACGCGTACGCTTGAGAGGTTTCGATGTTGAACTGATAGACCAGAGTTCCAAAGCGATCGTTGATACAGTACTGAAAGCCGGATCAAAAGTATCCGGTCCAATTCCTTTACCGACTCGAATCAATAAGTTTACTGTACTCAGATCCCCTCACGTGAACAAGAAGTCGCGTGAACAGTTCGAGATGCGGACACATAAACGCTTGATCGATATCATCGAACCTACTTCTGCGGTTATGGATGCACTTATGAAGCTCGAGCTTCCTGCAGGTGTAGATGTTGAAATTAAAATGTGA
- the rplC gene encoding 50S ribosomal protein L3, giving the protein MVGLIGKKIGMTQVFDESGNIIPVTVVAVPQNVVIGERNTEKNGYDAVILGAFEQKESRVIKPVKGQFKDGLTPQKVMIEIRDFEKEYEIGKALTVDVFQGIDFIDVRGVTKGKGYQGVMKRHGFSGGRKTHGSKFHRAQGSTGSSSFPSRVFKGLKMAGRMGGAAMKVQNLRLVKIDTEKNTLLIKGAIPGPKNATVVILKAKKKGHITVKKSSEENN; this is encoded by the coding sequence ATGGTAGGGCTAATCGGAAAGAAAATCGGCATGACTCAGGTATTCGACGAAAGCGGAAACATTATTCCGGTTACCGTCGTCGCCGTACCGCAGAATGTCGTTATCGGTGAGAGGAATACCGAAAAAAACGGATATGATGCAGTGATACTCGGTGCATTCGAACAAAAAGAATCGAGGGTGATTAAGCCGGTGAAGGGGCAGTTCAAAGACGGCCTTACTCCTCAAAAGGTGATGATCGAAATTCGTGATTTTGAGAAAGAGTATGAAATCGGTAAGGCGCTGACCGTTGATGTTTTTCAGGGTATTGATTTTATCGATGTCCGGGGCGTAACAAAAGGTAAAGGATACCAGGGTGTCATGAAGCGGCATGGATTCAGCGGCGGAAGAAAAACGCATGGATCGAAATTTCACCGGGCACAGGGTTCAACGGGAAGTTCCAGTTTTCCCTCCAGAGTATTCAAGGGGTTGAAAATGGCGGGAAGAATGGGCGGTGCTGCAATGAAGGTTCAGAATCTTCGCCTGGTGAAAATCGACACTGAAAAGAACACGCTTTTGATAAAAGGTGCGATTCCGGGCCCTAAAAATGCGACGGTCGTCATTCTCAAAGCGAAAAAGAAGGGTCATATAACTGTCAAAAAAAGCAGTGAAGAAAATAATTGA
- the rplD gene encoding 50S ribosomal protein L4 yields MKAQVFAVDGSQSKKIELSDDIFNGKVSMGSIYYAIRNELANKRLGTAHTKTRSEVQGAHKKMYRQKGTGRARAGTRRSPLRVGGGIVFGPRKRSYKYHIPKKIKQLAMRSILSMKNAENKLRIIEDFGIESGKTKDLVQLLRKHITEMRTVFVLKDDDMMIKRAGSNIPWLRMLTFNRLNAHDLFYCKNLIFHETAIRSLNDMYGRTVTEKKTEKKVGEKTVGKATEKVEKKAETTVEKKTVEKVTEKTEKKAEKTTRKKVVEKVEKAEKKADKKTDKGVQE; encoded by the coding sequence ATGAAAGCACAGGTTTTTGCCGTTGACGGCAGCCAATCAAAAAAGATCGAACTTTCAGATGATATATTTAACGGTAAAGTAAGTATGGGTTCAATCTATTATGCGATCAGAAACGAGCTGGCCAACAAGAGACTCGGGACCGCCCATACGAAAACGAGAAGTGAAGTTCAGGGCGCGCACAAGAAAATGTACAGGCAGAAAGGCACGGGCCGGGCGCGTGCGGGTACGCGTCGATCTCCGCTTAGGGTCGGCGGCGGTATTGTGTTCGGCCCCCGGAAGCGAAGTTACAAGTATCATATACCAAAGAAGATAAAGCAGCTGGCAATGAGATCGATATTGAGTATGAAAAACGCCGAGAACAAATTGAGGATTATCGAGGATTTCGGAATCGAAAGCGGAAAGACTAAGGATCTGGTTCAATTATTAAGGAAGCATATCACCGAAATGAGAACGGTTTTTGTTCTGAAAGACGATGATATGATGATAAAAAGAGCCGGTTCCAATATACCGTGGCTCAGGATGCTGACCTTTAACAGGTTGAATGCCCATGATCTGTTTTACTGTAAAAATCTGATTTTTCATGAAACGGCAATACGGTCGCTCAATGATATGTACGGCAGAACTGTTACGGAAAAGAAGACTGAAAAAAAGGTTGGGGAAAAAACCGTTGGAAAGGCTACTGAAAAGGTAGAAAAAAAGGCTGAAACAACGGTAGAGAAGAAGACCGTTGAAAAGGTGACGGAAAAGACCGAAAAGAAGGCGGAAAAAACGACTCGGAAAAAGGTTGTCGAAAAGGTTGAGAAAGCGGAAAAGAAGGCAGATAAAAAGACTGATAAAGGAGTGCAGGAATAA
- the rplW gene encoding 50S ribosomal protein L23, with the protein MEYTEDIILEPVVTEKSNVRREQHKYTFKVDARANKKQVVKAIGELFNVKPVKCNIINIKGKPKRVRYKRGYTSAWKKAIITLHEGEKIDIFEGV; encoded by the coding sequence ATGGAATATACGGAAGATATCATTCTGGAACCTGTCGTTACTGAAAAATCGAATGTCCGGCGGGAACAACACAAATATACCTTCAAGGTCGATGCACGGGCGAATAAAAAACAGGTGGTAAAGGCGATCGGAGAGCTTTTTAACGTGAAACCGGTGAAATGCAATATCATAAATATAAAAGGCAAACCCAAAAGGGTAAGATATAAAAGAGGATATACATCTGCATGGAAAAAAGCGATTATCACCCTGCACGAGGGAGAGAAAATCGACATATTCGAAGGTGTATAA
- the rplB gene encoding 50S ribosomal protein L2 translates to MGIKKYKPHTAGMRYKTGLTFEEVTTTRPEKNLSKGMAFNAGRDTNGRISVRRKGGRHKRKYRYIDFKRDKYSADEAMKSIPGKIVSIEYDPNRSANIALVHYVDGDKRYILAPKGLKVGMVIQSGNDAPLEIGNALPLEKIPLGMNVHNIELQYGKGGQLSRSAGTSATIAAKEGDYVTIKLPSGEMRMVFRKCFATIGEVGNEDHMNVSLGKAGRSRWMGKRPKVRGVAMNPIDHPHGGGEGKSSGGRHPVTPWGVPTKGYKTRKKRKNSTRFIVKRRK, encoded by the coding sequence ATGGGGATCAAGAAATATAAACCTCATACGGCCGGGATGAGATATAAGACAGGATTGACGTTCGAAGAGGTGACGACGACGCGGCCTGAAAAAAACCTCTCGAAAGGAATGGCGTTCAACGCCGGACGGGATACGAACGGCCGGATAAGCGTTCGGCGAAAAGGCGGCCGTCACAAGAGAAAATATCGGTATATCGATTTTAAACGGGATAAATATTCGGCAGATGAGGCGATGAAATCGATTCCCGGAAAGATCGTGTCAATAGAATATGATCCAAACAGAAGCGCGAATATCGCCCTGGTTCATTACGTCGATGGTGACAAACGGTATATCCTTGCACCAAAAGGTTTGAAAGTCGGTATGGTAATTCAAAGCGGAAATGACGCCCCATTGGAAATAGGGAACGCACTTCCGCTCGAAAAAATCCCGCTCGGGATGAACGTCCATAATATTGAATTACAATACGGAAAGGGCGGACAGCTTTCACGGTCCGCCGGAACAAGTGCGACGATCGCCGCAAAAGAAGGGGATTACGTGACGATCAAGTTGCCGTCGGGCGAAATGAGAATGGTTTTCAGGAAATGCTTTGCGACAATCGGAGAGGTCGGAAACGAAGATCATATGAACGTTTCGCTGGGTAAAGCGGGGAGAAGCAGATGGATGGGGAAGCGGCCGAAGGTGAGAGGTGTCGCCATGAATCCGATTGATCATCCGCATGGCGGTGGAGAAGGGAAATCGTCCGGTGGACGGCATCCGGTGACTCCCTGGGGTGTCCCGACAAAAGGATACAAGACCAGGAAGAAGCGGAAGAATTCCACCAGGTTTATAGTCAAACGAAGAAAGTAG
- the rpsS gene encoding 30S ribosomal protein S19, whose protein sequence is MSRSIKKGPFIEKSLYRKVLDIRKSGDKKMIKTFSRCSTVIPEMVGLTISVYNGKTWVPVYVTENLVGHKLGEFSPTRIFRGHAGSDKKAKKK, encoded by the coding sequence GTGTCAAGATCGATAAAAAAGGGACCGTTTATCGAAAAAAGTCTCTACAGGAAAGTCCTTGATATCAGGAAATCGGGAGACAAGAAAATGATAAAAACATTTTCACGGTGTTCAACGGTCATACCCGAGATGGTGGGGCTTACTATCAGCGTTTATAACGGGAAGACCTGGGTGCCTGTGTATGTGACGGAAAATCTCGTCGGACATAAGCTGGGAGAGTTTTCTCCCACGAGGATTTTTCGAGGGCACGCCGGTTCGGATAAAAAGGCAAAGAAGAAGTAG
- the rplV gene encoding 50S ribosomal protein L22: protein METKKGYKAHLRFIRISPSKVRRIANNIRKKPYTEVLSILENLPHKGAKFLRKAIMSAVANALYHNDKLDEDTIYIKELQVNDGPRMKRIWVRGRGRADRLIKRLCHISVVIDEIGEVKGK, encoded by the coding sequence ATGGAGACAAAAAAGGGTTACAAAGCACATTTGAGGTTTATACGGATTTCTCCCTCAAAGGTAAGAAGGATAGCGAACAACATCAGAAAAAAGCCTTATACAGAGGTGTTATCGATACTCGAAAATCTGCCTCACAAGGGCGCGAAATTCCTGAGAAAGGCGATTATGTCCGCCGTCGCGAATGCATTATATCACAATGATAAACTCGATGAAGATACAATTTATATAAAGGAATTACAGGTGAATGACGGTCCGCGTATGAAACGTATCTGGGTGCGCGGACGAGGACGGGCCGACCGGTTGATAAAACGATTGTGTCATATTTCCGTCGTTATCGATGAAATAGGGGAGGTTAAAGGGAAATAG
- the rpsC gene encoding 30S ribosomal protein S3 has product MGQKVHPFSMRLGIIRTWKSKWYVDPKEYADTLHEDLTIRKIIMDFPETKTADVADVEIVRHPQKVTIIIHTARPGVIIGVKGANIDKLGNEIKKVVTKKIQIKIKEIKRPELNAQLVAMNVAKQLKARASFRKAMKMAVANAMKTGIQGIKIKISGRLGGAEMARSSEYKEGRIPLHTFRADIDYGFAEAITTFGTIGVKVWICNGELYGREKKEDAGILLKKTKSQAEAKE; this is encoded by the coding sequence GTGGGACAAAAAGTACATCCTTTCAGTATGAGACTGGGTATTATAAGAACCTGGAAATCAAAATGGTATGTGGATCCGAAAGAATATGCGGATACGTTGCATGAGGATCTGACAATACGAAAGATAATCATGGACTTTCCTGAAACAAAAACAGCCGATGTGGCCGACGTCGAGATCGTGCGACATCCGCAGAAAGTGACCATCATTATTCACACCGCCCGTCCCGGGGTTATTATCGGGGTAAAAGGTGCGAACATCGATAAACTCGGAAATGAAATCAAAAAGGTGGTAACGAAGAAAATCCAGATCAAAATCAAGGAGATCAAACGTCCGGAACTCAATGCACAGCTGGTGGCGATGAATGTCGCCAAACAACTCAAGGCGAGGGCATCCTTTAGGAAGGCGATGAAAATGGCGGTGGCCAACGCGATGAAAACCGGTATTCAGGGCATAAAAATAAAGATATCAGGGCGTCTCGGCGGTGCGGAAATGGCGAGAAGCAGTGAATATAAAGAGGGAAGGATTCCCCTTCATACATTCAGGGCGGATATTGATTACGGATTCGCGGAAGCAATCACCACCTTTGGTACCATCGGTGTGAAGGTCTGGATATGCAACGGTGAATTATACGGAAGAGAGAAAAAGGAAGACGCGGGAATATTGTTGAAAAAGACGAAATCACAAGCGGAAGCTAAGGAGTAA